A window of the Candidatus Binataceae bacterium genome harbors these coding sequences:
- a CDS encoding CoA transferase, with protein sequence MSALEGVKVVEFGSNLGAEYTAWILAEQGARTIKVEPRDGSARRGSSHFHVLNRSKQSLFFDLHAAPERVAELLHWADVVVTGFTPANLKRLKLDPESVHRLNPRAIAVNVPPLGSRGELAEFDANDDLVAAYSGITGSQWARSASPVALVFPAASYSAGVMAATAAVASLFARRGEAAGEAVEVSLLAGAFSLQTGGIIRHEKLTTLYHGPQDPLGPIPCYRLFQAGDGRYLFAACGNSTFWGKFTLALERPDLVADPRFENAPWGIPGDQWQPLKDIIEPILRTKPRAEWLKILRDNDVPCAPVLTRQEFIDWEQTQALGMRQEIHDPTLGATVQLGLPFFLHDTPGAISGPAPARGDERAARRWLAESDGPARSISADGPRPPARGPLDGIVVLDFASYIAGSYGPMILAQLGATVIKIESLEGDSFRHFGFGFLGWNQGKRGLSLNLATEAGREIVEGLARKADVVVENLRPGRMRRFGFDYPRLSSLNPRIIFMSVNAFGNHGPEHDRPGFDPLLQSYSGVMAAQGGPHGHPVYLTCAICDYGAAMISALGCVTALCARERTGRGQFCETSLLQASMALQAGEFIFYRGRPDLENGSAEHRGRSA encoded by the coding sequence ATGTCGGCTCTGGAAGGCGTTAAGGTCGTCGAGTTCGGTTCCAACCTGGGGGCGGAGTACACCGCGTGGATTCTTGCGGAGCAGGGTGCGCGAACCATCAAGGTCGAGCCGCGGGACGGTTCTGCGCGCCGCGGCTCGTCACATTTTCACGTTCTGAACCGCTCCAAACAGTCGCTGTTCTTTGACCTGCATGCGGCTCCCGAACGCGTGGCGGAGCTGCTGCACTGGGCCGACGTGGTGGTGACCGGTTTTACTCCCGCGAATTTAAAGCGACTGAAACTCGACCCGGAATCTGTGCATCGGTTGAACCCCCGCGCGATAGCCGTGAATGTGCCGCCGCTGGGTAGCCGCGGTGAGCTGGCGGAGTTTGACGCGAACGACGATCTGGTAGCTGCCTATTCCGGGATAACCGGCAGCCAATGGGCGCGCAGCGCGAGTCCGGTCGCGCTGGTATTTCCCGCAGCTAGCTATTCGGCCGGGGTGATGGCAGCAACGGCGGCGGTAGCGTCGCTGTTTGCCCGCCGCGGGGAGGCGGCCGGGGAGGCCGTTGAAGTGTCATTGCTCGCGGGCGCGTTTTCGCTCCAGACCGGGGGCATCATCCGCCACGAGAAATTGACCACGCTCTACCACGGACCCCAGGATCCGCTCGGTCCGATTCCCTGTTATCGATTGTTTCAGGCTGGCGACGGGCGCTACTTGTTCGCGGCGTGCGGTAACTCGACTTTCTGGGGCAAGTTCACGCTTGCGCTGGAACGACCCGACCTGGTTGCCGACCCGCGCTTCGAAAACGCTCCCTGGGGAATTCCAGGTGATCAGTGGCAACCGCTGAAGGACATCATCGAACCGATCCTTCGCACCAAACCGCGCGCCGAGTGGCTCAAGATTCTGCGCGACAACGATGTCCCCTGTGCGCCGGTCCTGACCCGCCAGGAATTTATCGACTGGGAGCAGACCCAAGCCCTGGGGATGCGCCAGGAAATCCACGACCCGACGCTCGGCGCGACGGTGCAGTTGGGCTTGCCGTTTTTCCTTCACGACACGCCGGGCGCGATTTCCGGACCCGCGCCCGCGCGCGGCGACGAGCGTGCGGCGCGGAGGTGGCTCGCAGAGTCTGATGGTCCGGCGCGGTCGATCTCGGCTGACGGGCCGCGGCCGCCCGCCCGGGGGCCGCTCGACGGAATCGTGGTGCTGGACTTCGCCAGTTATATCGCCGGCTCCTATGGCCCGATGATTTTGGCACAACTCGGTGCGACTGTTATCAAGATCGAAAGCCTCGAGGGCGATTCTTTTCGGCATTTCGGATTCGGTTTTCTGGGCTGGAACCAGGGCAAGCGCGGACTTTCGCTCAATTTGGCGACCGAGGCGGGCCGCGAAATAGTTGAGGGGCTCGCGCGCAAGGCCGATGTGGTGGTGGAGAATCTTCGCCCCGGGCGGATGCGCCGCTTCGGTTTCGATTACCCACGGCTCTCGTCGCTGAATCCGCGCATCATCTTCATGTCGGTAAACGCGTTTGGAAATCACGGCCCCGAGCACGATCGGCCCGGCTTTGACCCGCTGTTACAGTCGTACTCCGGAGTGATGGCCGCACAGGGTGGTCCGCATGGGCATCCGGTTTACCTGACCTGCGCGATTTGCGACTACGGCGCCGCAATGATCTCCGCGCTTGGATGCGTCACCGCGCTGTGTGCCCGTGAGCGGACCGGGCGCGGACAATTCTGCGAGACCTCCCTGCTGCAAGCCTCGATGGCGCTCCAGGCGGGCGAGTTCATCTTCTATCGCGGGCGTCCCGACCTGGAGAATGGCAGTGCCGAGCATCGCGGCCGCTCGGCG
- the pstS gene encoding phosphate ABC transporter substrate-binding protein PstS encodes MRKPIVVAALLVLVGALGGYASSRAALLINGAGATFPYPIYSKWFDVYAKQVPDVKFNYQSIGSGGGIRMLTNRTVDIGASDAPMSDEQLKAAPGKILHFPSVMGAVVVAYNLPGFSGTLKLDGPTVADIFMGKITKWNDPKIAALNPGATLPATDIVVAHRSDGSGTSYIFTDYLSKVSPAWASGVGKATAVKWPVGLGGKGNEGVTALVQQTPGSIGYIELIYALTNHIPFADLKNHDGNWVKASLEGVTAAAAGAAANMPSDFRVSITDASGASAYPISSFTYLLVFQQQSKRDVGEQVKRFINWALHTGQQYAPPLNYAPLPAQVVELAAKQVDTIELPAK; translated from the coding sequence ATGAGAAAACCAATCGTGGTGGCTGCGTTGCTCGTGCTGGTCGGAGCGTTGGGCGGCTACGCATCCAGCCGCGCGGCGCTGCTGATCAACGGCGCGGGAGCAACCTTTCCGTACCCTATCTACTCGAAATGGTTCGATGTCTACGCCAAGCAAGTCCCCGACGTAAAATTCAACTATCAGTCGATCGGTTCCGGCGGCGGAATCCGGATGTTAACCAACCGTACGGTCGATATCGGTGCAAGCGACGCGCCCATGAGCGATGAACAGCTCAAAGCGGCGCCGGGGAAGATTCTCCATTTTCCTTCGGTGATGGGCGCGGTGGTAGTTGCCTATAACCTGCCCGGCTTCAGCGGAACACTCAAACTCGACGGGCCGACCGTCGCCGATATCTTCATGGGCAAGATCACCAAGTGGAACGATCCAAAGATCGCGGCGCTCAATCCGGGTGCTACTCTCCCCGCCACCGACATCGTGGTCGCCCATCGCTCTGACGGGAGCGGCACCAGTTACATCTTCACCGATTACCTTTCCAAGGTTAGTCCCGCCTGGGCCAGCGGCGTCGGCAAGGCGACCGCCGTCAAATGGCCGGTCGGATTGGGCGGCAAGGGCAACGAAGGGGTAACTGCGCTGGTGCAGCAGACGCCTGGCTCGATCGGCTACATCGAGCTGATTTACGCGCTTACCAATCACATCCCGTTTGCCGATCTAAAGAATCATGATGGCAACTGGGTCAAGGCCAGCCTGGAGGGAGTTACCGCGGCCGCAGCAGGTGCAGCGGCGAACATGCCATCCGATTTCCGCGTATCGATCACCGACGCGTCGGGCGCAAGTGCATACCCGATCTCGTCGTTTACCTACCTGCTGGTTTTTCAGCAGCAAAGCAAACGCGATGTCGGCGAGCAGGTAAAGCGGTTCATCAACTGGGCGCTGCATACGGGCCAGCAGTACGCGCCGCCCCTGAACTACGCTCCGCTTCCCGCCCAGGTGGTCGAGCTTGCGGCCAAGCAGGTGGACACAATCGAGCTTCCAGCCAAGTAA